TTGAGCCTGTTGGCCTGCCAGGGCCCTTCTTTCCTGCTTCACTTTTGCCCTTGGCACGATATGCAGCAATATCCTGAAATATtgtcaaaaaaataaagcatCCGGTGTCATTACTCAACTGTGAAAAACCACTTAGTTGTAAACAATCTAAGATGATTGACCAATAACCCTAATAACTGTCTAAAAAGGTAACCAGTCTAAGTTTTTAGAGCACTTATCCCACTAGGCTTTAACAAGTTAATGACGTAAAATGACAAGGGTTGCGATACAGCAGTATCAGTACTTTCACTACCAATACCCTTTTACATCACACAGTGCCATAGTCCCTGCTATAccttcacattttatatatatctacataaaacaatttctttgactctctgctttaaaaaaaaaaaataacagactaTACAGTAACTACAAGTAACTACAAGTCTGTCTGCAGGAATATACTAGTGCTACAAACACTGGTTTCAgtcaaaaggaaggtttcaaTTACCTTGTGTTGAAGTGTACAATTTTCATTAGGCCTTTTCAAAACATAGCTGACAACCATTAATACAAGATTAACTAAATTTCCCAAGTTTTCTACAGTTATTACCTATACCTAGTCTTATCCACGGCTTTAAAAAAGATGACACTGTACCTTTTCATATTTCTCCTTTAGCTTAGCTGCTTTCTGTTCATATGGTTGTTTATCTTTGGCTGACTGCTCAGACCACATTTCACCCAATTTCTTTGCAGTATCCCCAATGGATAGGCCAGGGTGTTCACTTTTGATCTTTGGGCGATGTTCAGAGCAAAACAGGAAGAAGGCAGATCTGAAAGGAAGCAACAGAGCTTAATAAACTGAAGGAAAAATCCAAGGAGCAATTTGGGTTATTTTAAACTTACGGTGGCCTTTTAGGAGCATTGGggtcctttttcttccctttcttatcACCTTTGGGAGGAACGTAATTTTTCATCTCCCTGTCATAGCGAGCTTTGTCACTTTTTGCCATATCTTCAAACTTCGACTTCTCCTTTGCAGACATGGTCTGTGGACATAAAATAAGAGCCAAAAATACAGCAAAATTGTTACCTATAAACATCCAAAGACGACAAGATCATCTTTAAGGACCACATTTTCCTTAACAGCATTTTGCTTTCGAAGTCTTATATAAGTAAAAACCTAAAATCGTCTGCCTGGAACTCTTAAGATATTCAGGTGAGTCACTGGGGTGGCAAAGTTGAAGCTCATGAGTTGCCTACTACCTGCCTAAGGCCCTCCTAGCCGAAAACCACACCTGCACCCCCTGAGCTCCGtccctctcctgcctcaccttccatCTCTCCGAACACTTCTTGGAGAATTCCGCGAAATTGACGGAAGAGTCCGGGTGTTTCTTCTTGTGCTCTTCCCGGCAGGTCTGCACGAAGAAGGCGTACGAGGACATTTTGCCCCGCGGCTTGTTGGGGTCTCCTTTACCCATGGTGACAGATCCGCGTCCACCTGACGGGGCCGAGGGGGGAGAGGGGAAGCCGGAGGGTCGGCGCGGAGCCCGCAGCTGCCAGGGCGGGCGCTGGCGGGGCTCCGCTTCCCGCCCAAATCCGCTCCCGCCCTGCCCGCGCCCCCCTCCTCCCGAGGGCGTCCTCCCGAGGGCGGCCGCCCGCGCCCCCGCCCGCGCCCCGGCGCAcacccccctcctcctcctcctcccggccCGAGCGGCCGCGGCTCAGCCCAGCAAGTGGCTCCCGGGGCCCGAGACGCCGCCGCCCGCCCTTCACCGAGTCCGGTGACTCCGCACGCGCCCTCAAAACGCCTTTCCTGACAGAAATGTCCCCCAGCTCCCACGTCGCGAGCCTCACTTAACCGCTAATCACCTCGTGACCGACATTGAAAACTCCCAGAACCGGGCCCGGTCAGGGGCAGTTTCCGCCTCCTCCGACTGCCCGCCGGCCCTCCACAGACACAGCCCTCGCCGGCCCGCACCCCAAATGCCGCTCGCCGGGTCAGACCCCGAGAGCCACTGCGCCGAGACCGAGTAGAGGCTCTGAGGGAATGGGGAAAGGCAGGTCCACGAACCCGAGGGTATTGGAGGGTATTCTTGCCTGGTGCGAGCTTTTCCTCAGAGTCCCGCAGAGCGGCCGGACCCAACGGAGACGCTTCCCTCACGGGGCTCCGGCGTGAACTGGTTTATCTCTAACGCAATCCTCAGCCTCTTGTTTTGCACAGTTCTCCGCGCCACGGCAACTTGACGAGCTAGGCCACGGGCCACATCCCCACTAATCTGATTGGTTCTGACGATTATTCAAACCCAGATAGTCCCCGCCCCCTTGCCACGGAGGCTAACGATTGGTCAGTGTCTTACCAGACCCGCCCTCCACGCCCCAGCCTAGCAGGTTCGGTGGGTCGCCCAGGTCGTTAACTCCCAGACCCGTTAGAACCGGTCAGGAGAGGAATGTACTGCTCGATCCTGATTGGCGGCGAGAAGAGGGTTTGAAAAATGGCGGGCCTCACGCTGACTGGTTGGGGCTGTAAACGGTGGGAGTGGTTGGCTCGGGAAGGAAAGCCCCGccagatttaaaaatacttagtCGGGAGACTGGGGGTTGGTCTCCTGGCTTGGCGACGGCGGCGGCTCGGTTTGCTGGCGCTAAGGTAACAGAAGAGGTCTGCCTTGCCCTTCCTCCGACCACCATTTAGGTCCTGTCTGTCCCTCGCCTCGGCTCAGCCCTGCAGCGTTGGCTCCTGGGAGCTGTAGTCgctctgctctgttgccctgCAGGGTCTCCCGTGCGCCGCCCAGAGAATAATAAATGAGGAGAGCCTGGAGTTTGCCCTGCAAAACCGATTGCCCAGCTCCTCCCGCTGTCGCTGAGGTTGTCGTAGAACTCGGGGAAGTCAAGGCAGGGAACCTCGGAAAGGGCGCGGGGGGCCGGGAGGGAACCGTTCCCGCGTCCCGTAGGGTGTTAAAAAACGTTCTGAAAGTAAGGTGCTTCCCGCCGAGGGAGTTTCCCTCAGAAggctcctccttccttccctctttgtcTCGGGTGACAAATACTGGGAGGTAAACAAGGGCACCCTCCGGGTCCCGAAGGGGCGGAGGCGGCGCCTTctcccccggccccgccccctcctACCGGGTCCGGAATTCCAAGCCCCGAGCGTCTCGGCCCCCACGCCGCACCCTGCAGCGGTGCGCCGGGAGCTCGGAGCCGGCGGCTTCCCTGTCTTTGGCTGGCCTGGCCTTCGCCTGGGCATTCACTGTCTCGTCCTACTAGtgtgatagtttttaaaaattgagaatcgCATAAAAGCAATGCATGCTCCCTATCCCACTCCCAATTGCGTATATTCTCCAAACGGCATACAGCCACGTTACAGGCTCCTCCAAGCCCGGGTTAAGAACCTCAGTGTTAGTATAGGGAGAGCGCGCCAAAGCTACCTTACCTTACTGCTTACCAGCGTCACAAGCTGCTTTTCCCAAGGTAGAGGACTTTAATTGACATCCTGGTGTGCTATTTCTGTGGTATTTAGTTTTGAGGGATTCCCCCCATTATTGGAATATAGGTTGCGTGACTGTTTCAAgaagtttaaatattttgtcttaatttttcagTAAGTTCGTTGGCACCTGTTAAGATTATGCTCTTTGGTTTGTATATGGTTGTCATAATAGTATTTGAAAACCACCAGTTGTTTATCTAGGTTTACTAATAAAAAAgatcttaaaaaaaatgtattttcctagGAAATGGATAATGGTTGtccaacattgtgaatgtacttaattgCCAGTGAATTGTACACTTAGGAATGGGtaaaatggtaacttttatgttatgtatgttttaccacaaaaaaataaagtggcagtttttcaaacagaaaaaaatgtatttccttttatttaaggGTCCCAGAATTTTGTTAATCAAAAACCTTAGTTTATAACATTCTCTTTTCTGCCTTAAGTTGTAATACCTACAAAATTAGTTACAAGGGTGTTATAAAAGCACCCAAAAATCCAAATTAACCAAGTAATTCATAGTACTTTATTCAAATAGCAATTAGCAGTGAGATCACTAATGCATTACACTTTTAAAACgtatttttaagtttatgtttagatttttttaaattatggcataAAGTAAGCTGTGCTTATATAAAAACTGGGCCTTTATTCAAGAACTGTGTATTGAATATGCCAAGCATTGAGCTTGGCAGTcgagatacaaagatgaaaagtCATAGCCTGTGACCTCAAAAATTTAGAGGGACAAAAATAGGAAACAGTACCACATTAGTTAAAATTGTTCATTAATGAGAGCATAAGACAGTCACCTAAAGACTGTAGGGAAGTAGGAAAACCCTTCTATGAAAGTAGCATTTGAGTAGAGGTGGATTGGAGAACGTCAAGCAGAgggaaacaaaaaacagaaaggccTTTGAGAGAGCCTTGCTTGTTTGGGGATCAACTAGTAGTAGTTCTGTATTACAGGAACTTAATGATGATGATACTCAACCTGCAGCTTATAGAGGAATTTAGTCTTTATCTCCCCAGTGGAAAACCggggaaaatgaaataattaggttTCCACATTAGATAGCAGTGTTGATGGCGTGGTATAAATGAGGTAAAGTTAGAAATCAATTCACTgtgttcattcttttctatgagtCCGAAACTAGTCAGAGGGGCAATGGTAATAGATGTGAGTCACTTATTTACATTAATAATCTCTCACTACAAGTTAATCAACTTTTTAATGTTCACTAAAGTTTTACTTCACTTGAGGAATTTTgcattatttgtataatttaataAGATGGTTTCACAACCTGCTTTTTTTAATGTCACTGTAATGCAAATAGTGAATTTATTCACATCCAAAATCAGAGCCACTAACAATTTTACATTCTATTCTAGCACTTCtgttttctaagaatgattcttagatctcttttctttctattccatcaCTTAAACTAGCAATTGATTGGATTTGGGGTACTATttttcataaagtttttttttttttttggagtgtagtggctcaacctcggctcactgcaacctccgcctccagggttcaagtgattctcctacctcagcctcctgagtagctgggatcacaggcacgtgccaccatgcccagctaatttttgtatttttagtagagatggggtttcaccatgttggccaggctggtctcaaactcctgacctcaggtgatccgcctgcctcagcctcccaaagtgctgggattataggtatgagccacggtGCTTGACCCAGAAAGGTGTTTTGATCACTTCCCAGTAGTTGATGCCTAGAAGAGGCAAAGGACCACAGGGTAAGCTAAGAGTAGATGCTTGGCTCACCTAAG
This DNA window, taken from Pan troglodytes isolate AG18354 chromosome 3, NHGRI_mPanTro3-v2.0_pri, whole genome shotgun sequence, encodes the following:
- the HMGB2 gene encoding high mobility group protein B2 translates to MGKGDPNKPRGKMSSYAFFVQTCREEHKKKHPDSSVNFAEFSKKCSERWKTMSAKEKSKFEDMAKSDKARYDREMKNYVPPKGDKKGKKKDPNAPKRPPSAFFLFCSEHRPKIKSEHPGLSIGDTAKKLGEMWSEQSAKDKQPYEQKAAKLKEKYEKDIAAYRAKGKSEAGKKGPGRPTGSKKKNEPEDEEEEEEEEDEDEEEEDEDEE